GGTCCAGTACGTTCGGCGGCTCATCCAAAATCAGCAGCTTCGGCCGGTGAAGAATCGCCTGGGCAATACCGAGGCGCTGTTTCACCCCGAGCGAGTATGTTTTGACCTTGTCTTCTGCGGCATCTTCTAGCCCGACCCTGCTGATCACTTCCGCCAGTCTATCCCGACCGATTCCAGCGTGCATATTTGCGTAGTGTTTCAGATTTTCATAGCCTGTCAGATACGGATAAAATTCAGGATTTTCAACGATGGCTCCGACGGACCGGATCGCTT
This is a stretch of genomic DNA from Thermus filiformis. It encodes these proteins:
- a CDS encoding ABC transporter ATP-binding protein; translation: DIRLTADEGEIIGLLGPNGSGKTTLIKLITGLIKMKSGSIVINGFPIDSQFEKAIRSVGAIVENPEFYPYLTGYENLKHYANMHAGIGRDRLAEVISRVGLEDAAEDKVKTYSLGVKQRLGIAQAILHRPKLLILDEPPNVLD